Part of the Actinomycetota bacterium genome is shown below.
AAAGAGTATAGAGAAAAGTTAAATAACATTATAGATAATCCAAATTTTATCTATTAATGAAATAACTAATAGATTTAAATTGATTGGCTGAGTCATTATATAATGTTGGAAAAGGAATAGCGCCCTATTGAGAGTTGTGGCTATATTCTAGTTAGGTAATTTAAAGAATTAGTTTGAGAAAAATAGATTATACAAAGTTTTAAAGGAATTACTCTTAGGAAGAGAATGCTAAATGGCAATAGAAGTTAAAATGCCTGGGTTAGGTCAAATAACTGATGAAGTAATATTAATTAATTGGTATGTAAAAGAGGGGCAGAAAATTGAGAAGGGAGACCTATTGTGTGAAGTAGAGACTGATAAAACAATGATGGATGTCGAGAGTTTTGAAAGTGGTACAGTTTTAAAGTTATATATAAAACCTGATACAGTAGTTTCTGCTGGCACGGTAATTGCTACTTTAGGTAAACCAAATGAAAAAGTTAAGGAAATATTAAAAGCAGAGAAAAAGAAAAAGATTGGTGAGAATATTCAACAGATAATAGAAAAGAATTTAATTGCTAAACAGGTTATTGATAAAACTGAAGATGTATTTAAAGCTACATCTTTAGTTAAAAATATAGCAAAGAAAAAAAATATAAATCTGGAATATGTAAAGGGAACTGGACCCGGGGGTATTATTACAAAGGAGGATCTCGAAGAATATTTAAAATCTTTTAAAACTCAAAAAGGAATTATGGAAAAGGAAAACATTTATCCACTGACTCAAAGTCAGCGAGCTGTTGCGATAAACTTAACCAGGAGTAAGAAAGAGATACCCCATTATTATCTTAAAACCGATCTTTTTATTGATTCTGCATTGAATTGGATAGAAAGTAATAAAAATATTGATGGTAAAAAGATTTCAATAAATTCTCTGTTTATCTATGCTGTTGCAAGAGCTTTAAAAAAGTTTCCAAAATTAAATGGATATTTTAAAGATAATAAAATTGTATTAAAAAATAAAATTCATATAGGGTTTGCAGTTGCTAGAGGTGATGAACTTTATGTTCCTGTTATTAGAAATACTGATAAGAAAGGAATTATTGAAATAGATAAGGAAGTAAAACAGCTTGTAGAAAAGACGCAAAATAAGAAATTAGAATCATCAGATATTTCAGGGGGAACTTTTACTATAACTAATCTTGGGACATATGCTATAGATGAGTTTTATTCAATTATAAATTATCCCCAATCTGCAATTATCGCAATTGGTAGGATAAAAAAAACACTGTATATTAATGAGGATAATTCAATGTGTATAAGAAATATATGTTCAGTTACCGGAAGTTTTGATCATAGAATTGTAAATGGTGCCCAAGGTGCAGAATTTATAGAAGAAATTAAGAAGACATTGGAGGAGATATAAAAAGCATGGATTACAAAAGTATAATTAAGGAATTGGGTGATAGTAAAGCAGTAGATATGTATCAGAAAATGCTGGAGATAAGAGAGTTTGAAGAGAAAATAAGGTTTTTATTTCTTGAAGGGAAAATGCCTGGCACAATACATCAGTATATAGGAATGGAAGCATGTGCTGTTGGAGTATGTTCTGCACTAAAAGAAGATGATGTTATTGCTTCTACTCACAGACCTCATGGTCATGCAATAGCAAAGGGATTATCAATGAATTCGATAATGGCTGAGTTGTACGGAAAGGTAACAGGTTGCTGTGAGGGTAAAGGAGGATCAATGCATATTGGTGATATTGAAAAAGGAATGATACCATCTATTGCTATTGTGGGGGGGAATATTCCTATTATAGTAGGTGTAGCTTTAGCCTTTAAATTAAAAAAGGAGAAAAAAGTAGCAGTAAGTTTTTTTGGTGACGGTGCTTCAAATGTAGGTGCATTTCACGAAGGTTTAAATATGGCTGCTGTTTACAACGTTCCTGCAGTTTTTGTTTGCGAAAATAATCTCTATGCTGCGTCAACGAATATAAAAAAGGTATTAAAAATTAAAAATATTGCTGATAGGGCTAAAGCTTATGGAATGAGGGGTGATATTGGTGATGGGATGGATGTACTTAGTGTATATATAAAAGCAAAAAAAGCTATTGAATTAGCAAGAAATGGAAAAAGCCCTACTCTTCTGGAACTAAAAACCTTTAGATTTTGTGGTCATAG
Proteins encoded:
- a CDS encoding 2-oxo acid dehydrogenase subunit E2 gives rise to the protein MAIEVKMPGLGQITDEVILINWYVKEGQKIEKGDLLCEVETDKTMMDVESFESGTVLKLYIKPDTVVSAGTVIATLGKPNEKVKEILKAEKKKKIGENIQQIIEKNLIAKQVIDKTEDVFKATSLVKNIAKKKNINLEYVKGTGPGGIITKEDLEEYLKSFKTQKGIMEKENIYPLTQSQRAVAINLTRSKKEIPHYYLKTDLFIDSALNWIESNKNIDGKKISINSLFIYAVARALKKFPKLNGYFKDNKIVLKNKIHIGFAVARGDELYVPVIRNTDKKGIIEIDKEVKQLVEKTQNKKLESSDISGGTFTITNLGTYAIDEFYSIINYPQSAIIAIGRIKKTLYINEDNSMCIRNICSVTGSFDHRIVNGAQGAEFIEEIKKTLEEI
- a CDS encoding thiamine pyrophosphate-dependent dehydrogenase E1 component subunit alpha; this translates as MDYKSIIKELGDSKAVDMYQKMLEIREFEEKIRFLFLEGKMPGTIHQYIGMEACAVGVCSALKEDDVIASTHRPHGHAIAKGLSMNSIMAELYGKVTGCCEGKGGSMHIGDIEKGMIPSIAIVGGNIPIIVGVALAFKLKKEKKVAVSFFGDGASNVGAFHEGLNMAAVYNVPAVFVCENNLYAASTNIKKVLKIKNIADRAKAYGMRGDIGDGMDVLSVYIKAKKAIELARNGKSPTLLELKTFRFCGHSRRDPSNYIPKEEKEYWKKKDPIPFYEKILLKENIINDKKVAEIKKNVEEKVNDAIEFGQQSPEPKPEDTLSGLYVNMEVQV